The Nyctibius grandis isolate bNycGra1 unplaced genomic scaffold, bNycGra1.pri scaffold_59_arrow_ctg1, whole genome shotgun sequence genome contains the following window.
CACGAGGGGACACGAGGGGACACGAGGGGACACGAAGGGGGGACACGAGGGGAGACACGAGGGGACACGAGGGGACACGAGGGGGGACACGAGGGGGGACACGAGGGGGGACACGAGAGGTGACACGAGAGGGGACACGAGGGGGGACACGAGGGGGGACACGAGGGGGGACACGAGGGGACACGAGGGGACACGAGGGGGGACACGAGGGGGGACACGAGGGGACACGAGGGGACACGAGGTGATATGAGGTGACACGAGGGGTGACACGAGGGGTGACACACGAGGGGACATGTcaccccctccctgcacccagGGGACATCGAGCCCAGGGGACCACCCTGGTGACATGGAGACCCCCCCAGGTGACACGGGGACCCCCCAGGTGACACGGGGACACCCAGGTGAcacggggacccccccaggTGACACAGGTGACATGGGGACCCCCAGGTGACACTCACTGAGGAGGACGATGACACCGATGACACAGAGGACGGCGGCCACCACCAGCCCGGCCATGCGCAGGCGGTGCCAGTCTGGGGGGGGGTGACATGGTGGGGACACCCCTGTCACCCCCCTTGAGGACCTGTCACcccccttggggacacccctgCCACCCCCTTGGTGACCTCCCTGCCACCCCTTGGGGACATCCTTGTCACCCCGTTGGTGACACCTTTGTCACCCCTTGGGGACACCCATCACCCCCTTGGTGACACCCCTGTCACCCCCTTGGGGACCTGCCACCCcccccttggggacaccctTGTCACCCCTTGGTGACACCTTGTCACCCCCTTGAGGACCTGTCACCCCCCCCCTTGGTGACACCCTTGTCACCCCTTGGTGACCTCCTTGCCACCTCCTTGGGGACACCCCTGTCACcccttggggacaccctgccaccccccccttggggacacccctgCCACCACCCTTAGGGACACCCTTGTCACCTCCTTGGTGACACCTTTGTCACCCCTTGGTGACACCCCTGCCACCCCCTTGGGgacctccctgccacccccttgACGACACCCTTGTCACCCCCTTGGTGACACCCATCAcccccttggggacaccctgcCACCCCTTGGTGACACCTTTGTCACCCCCTTGGTGAcctcctgccacccccctggggacacccctgtCACCCCCTTGAGGACCTGTCAcccccttggggacacccctgTCACCCCTTGGTGACCTCCTTGTCACCTCCTTGGTGACCTCCTGCCACCTCCTTGGTGACCTCCTGCCAcccccttggggacaccctTGTCACCCCCTTGGGGAcctgccacccccccccacTCACCATACTGGAAGGGACTGGTGGTGGCATCTGGGGGGGAAGGGGTGGGGTCAGAGGGAccctgggcaggggaggggCACCAGTATGGCCCCACCCCCATCCCAGTAGCACCTGCTTCCAGTCCCAGTATGGCCTCCCCCTCCCAGTatggccccccccccccatatcCCAGTAAGACGCCCACCACTCCCAGTATGACCTCACACCACTCCCAGTATGACCTCACACCACTCCCAGTATGGCCTCCCCCTCCCAGTATGACCCCGCCCATATCCCAGTAAGACACCCACCACTCCCAGTATGACCTCCCACCACTCCCAGTAtggctcctccctgctcccagtatgatcccaccCACTCCCAGTAAGACCCCTCCATATCCCAGTATGATCCCCCCCACTCCCAGTAAGAGCCCCCATCTCCCAGTATGACCTCCCACCACTCCCAGTATGGCTCCTCCCACTCCCAGTATAACCCCCCCAGTATGATCCCCCACATCCCAGTAAGACCCCCCCCTCACTCCCAGTAAGAGCCCCTCCACTCCCAGTATGACCTCCCACCACTCCCAGTAtggctcctccctgctcccagtaAGACCCCTTCCACTCCCAGTAAGAGTCCCCATCTCCCAGTATGACCTCCCACCACTCCCAGTATGACCCCCTCCCACTCCCAGTACGACCCCTTCCCACTCCCAGTACagcccctcccctcctcccagttCATCCCAGTTTGTCCCAGTCACTCACCGGGGTTCCCTCTCGCTGGGGCCAAAACTGGGGGGGGGCAAAAACCAGTTGGGGGGGGTCAACcgtcccagtgccccccagttacctcccagtttccccagttCCCCCCCCAATTCCCTCCCAGTTCACCCAGTTCCACCCCAGTTACTCCCACTacctcccagttccccccaaTTCCCTCCCAGTTCCACCCCAGCTACTCCCGGTTCActcccagtttccccagttCCCCCCAATTCTCTCCCAGTTCTCCCAATTactcccagttccccccagtTCCTTCCCAGTTCCGCCCCAATtacccccagttccctcccagttcccctcCAATTGCTCCCAGTttccctccagctgctc
Protein-coding sequences here:
- the LOC137677446 gene encoding FXYD domain-containing ion transport regulator 3-like — encoded protein: MVAVLAPARGNPDATTSPFQYDWHRLRMAGLVVAAVLCVIGVIVLLSGKCKCRSKASHHHPPPETSHLVGPGAASTC